The window CAGGCATGGGCGGCGCAAGTGGTGTGTGATGACCCGCAGGGCTGTCTGGTCAGTCGTTTTCGCGATGCTGGCTTATCTGGCAATGGTACAAAATGGCAAATCAGCACCGAAAAAGCAGGTGTGAAAACTTTGGAAGTCCCAGCAGGCGAGCGTTTACAGATTAAATTGAAAACGCAAACTTATCAAAATACCCCTGCAACTGATAGTGGGATTGACCCTGATGCTGAACCGGGTTACCGCAACAGTCGGGATACCTTAATCAGGCTAAATGATTATTTGTCTGATAAACAAGGAAATTCTGAATTAACCGTAGGTAAAGACACCAAAATCCGTTTATCTCAAGCGCGTGATGCCAGTAGTGTTGTTGATTTACATAATGCCGATGCTGTTTTGGAAAAAGGCAGCAGCATTACCATTGATGCAGGCTATGGCGAAGCCAAGGGTTTGGCACACCCTGAAAAAAACGGTATTTGGCATGCGGGCACAGCCATTGAAGCTGGGCGGGCTGCAAGAGTTAAAACTTCTGCCGATATCGAGTTAAACGGCATGGGGGCGCTGGGTTTGGAAGCCGATTATGGCGCACAGATTGAAGCTGCCGACCATAAACTTGCTCTAAACGGGCATTTCAACTTGGGATTGGTAGCAGAAGACGGCGGACAAATCCACGCTCGCAAGGTGCAGATTGACGGCAGCAACAGCCAAAATGTGCAAGTGGGTGCAGCATTGGCACATGATGTGGATTATGACAAAAAACTTGCCCCATCTACCCTAACGCTGGATAACAGCCATATCCGTTTACCGTCTAAAAACAGCACGGGAGTGTTGTTTGATGGTGGTGTACTGAATATGGACAACAGCCATATTGAAGCCGAACAAGCCCTTGTCAATTGGGCGCTTGAAGATTTCAGCAGCCATGGCAACCGTGTGAATCTGAAAAACAGTACCTTGCGTGGACGCGATTATTTAATAGATGCACAAATTCCGCAATGGTTGGAAGCTGTTAGAGAAGATGATGAAAAAACCGAAGCCTCGCGCTTTGATATGACCATCAACGCCGCCAACAGCACCTTACATGGCGGCACGCGCATTAACCACCAATTGCGCCGTTCGGGGCAAGATATTGGCACTTACCGCATCAATTTGCGCGACAACAGCACTTGGCAGATTAACCGCGACAGCGTGTTAGACGTTTTGGACGCGCAAGATTCCACTGTGGCATTTACTCCTGCTGGCAATGAATTTAAACAACTGGAAATTTTGGGTGATTTGCACGGCAATGCCACTTTTCAACTGAATACCGATTTGGCAAACGGCGCAGGCGATAAATTGCTGGTGCGCGGCAAGGTATCGGGCAAGCACGTTTTGGATGTACGCAATACCGCCGCCGAACCCGCCAACCGCAACCAAACTTTGACAGTAGTAGAAACAGGCAGCAGCGATGCCGATGCGTTCCGTTTGAAAAACGGCACGGTCAGCGCAGGCAAGTATTTATATGAATTAGAGAAAAAAGACCAAGACTGGGTGTTGGCGTATGCGCGTGAAGGCAGTGCGCCTGTATCGCCGCCCAATCCGCCTGCTGTTGCGCCCGTTGTGCCATCTTCGCCAAATGTGGCGGGAAATTCGTCTGCTACCGCTGTTTTGCCGCCGCCCTTGCCCGTCAATCATGCTGCCCGTGGCAATAAGGTGTTGAGCGTGTTTGCCGACAGCCGCATCGCCCATGTACAAAGCGCATCGCCGATTTTGGAACAGCAAAACGACACCGTCAACCAGCGTTTGGCAGAATTGCATACCCCACATCATATTAATGGCTTATGGGTATTGGCAGACAAGGGCGTGTCTTATCGCCGCCGCGAATATTTGGATAAGGCAGATGGCGTAACGTCAGGCTATCATCTGCGTAACCACAATGTACAAATCGGTTATGACCATATGTTTGCTTCGGGTGCGTATGCGGGCGTGTTGGCAGGACGCGGTATGTCCAAATTGGATTACCGCCGCGCCGGTTTTCCCGACAGCCGCATCAGCACCAGCAGTTTTGGTGCATACGGCGGTTTTACCCGCAATGGCTGGTTTGCCGATGCGCTGCTGCGCCACAACCGCCACCACAGCCGTCACCCCGAAGAAAACAACCGTTTTATCAGCAACAGCGTGATGCTGCAAACGGGTATGCAGTTTGATTTAGGCTATGGCTGGCGTTTGGTACCGCAAGCCGCGCTGACTTTGGCGCGGGTGTCGGGTAGCGGGCATACGGCTTCATCCAATTTGGCACAAACCCGTGTGGGCGCAGAATTGCGCGGCGACTTTTTGGTGTCGGACAACAATGTGCGCGTGATGCCGTTTGCAGGTTTATATCATTTGGGCGACCACCACCGCGCCCGTGCCAAATTAAACGGCGAATACCTGCAAGCCCCGAAAGCGGGTTCGCGTATCGGCGTACAGGCAGGCGCAGCCGTGGCATTTGACCGCAATAATCATTTTGACGTATCGGTACGCACCCAGCATGGCGAATATTTGCGCCGTGGCGCAGCGGTGTCTTTGGGCTACCGTTATTTGTGGTAAGTGCTGAAACGCCTGCGCAATGCAGGCGTTTTTTATGGTTGGTAAAAATAAGAACGGACGAGGCGATAAGGTCTGGTTTTAATCAACCTTCATATTCGGCACTGTGCCAAAACGGTTGTCCCACCGTGGGCGAACTGGCTTGTGCCTGTTCGCGCGGCGGTACGGGAACGGCAGCACGGGCGCAATGTCCCGCTTCTACCGCCAAGGCAAAAGCGCGCGCCATTGCCGCAGGATTGCCCGCACGGGAAACCGCTGTGTTCAGCAACACGCCGTCAAAACCCCATTCCATCACTTGCGCGGCATGAGACGGTACGCCCAAGCCCGCGTCAATAATCATCGGTACATCGGGCAGGGCTTCGCGCAACACCCGCAGGGCATAAGCGTGTACCGCGCCCAATGCTGTGCCGATGGGCGCAGCCCAAGGCATCAGCACTTCGCAGCCGCTGTCGAGCAAACGGCGACAGGCAATCAAGTCTTCGGTGCAGTAAGGCAACACACGAAATCCGTCTTTAATTAGGATTTCCGCTGCTTCCACCAGTTGAAACACATCGGGCTGCAACGTGCGGTCGTCGCCAATCAATTCCAGCTTGATAAAATCCGTGCCGAATACTTCCCGCGCCATCTGCGCGGTGGTAACGGCTTCGCGCACACTCAAACAACCCGCCGTATTCGGCAGCAGCGGCACACCCAAACCGCGCAACATTTCCCAAAACGCCCCACCGTGACAATCCGCGCCGCTGCTCTGCCGCCGCAGCGACACCGTGAGCATGGCAGGCGCAGCAGCCTGTACCGATTGGTTTAAAGTGTCCATATCGGGATAAGCCGCCGTTCCCAATAGCAGGCGCGAGGCAAAATCTTGACCGTATAAAGACAACATCGCTTTACCCCCCGCCCACAGGCGCAACAATGTCCACCTTGTCGCCCTCTGCCAACTGGGTTTGTGCATAATCGCCACGCGGCACAAATACGGTGTTTACCGCTGCGGCAAACGGCGCATCAGGCTGAAGCTGCGCCAATAATTGTGCCAGCGTATTGCCGTTAAAATCATGGCATTCGCCGTTAATCAAAATACGGGGCATGGTTTCACTTTCTGAAATTTACTCACAATCCAAATAATCCAATCCGCTGATTTCATCGCGCACGGGAATTTCATCGCCAGCCAGCAGCGCGATGACTAAACGGCACACTGCGCCCGCCACTGCAGGCGTAATCATAAAACCGTGTCGGAACAAACCATTGGCTTCTAAGATACGGCGGCGGCGGTGCAGACGAATTTCAGGGCGCTGGTGTGCCAAAGTCGGGCGCAACGCAGCAGACAGTTCCAATAATTTGGCTTCGCCAAAAGCAGGATCCACCGCATACAACGCCGATAACAATTCCAAACCCGAACGCACCGTTGCCGCGCCTGTGTCTTCGCTTTCAATTTGTGTGGCGCCCACCACAAACAAGTGCTGCGCTTTGGGCGCGATATACAGCGGATAACGCGGATGCAGCAGACGCACAGGACGGTTGAGCGACACTTCGGGCGCATATACCCGCGCCACTTCGCCACGCACC is drawn from Conchiformibius steedae and contains these coding sequences:
- a CDS encoding thiazole synthase is translated as MLSLYGQDFASRLLLGTAAYPDMDTLNQSVQAAAPAMLTVSLRRQSSGADCHGGAFWEMLRGLGVPLLPNTAGCLSVREAVTTAQMAREVFGTDFIKLELIGDDRTLQPDVFQLVEAAEILIKDGFRVLPYCTEDLIACRRLLDSGCEVLMPWAAPIGTALGAVHAYALRVLREALPDVPMIIDAGLGVPSHAAQVMEWGFDGVLLNTAVSRAGNPAAMARAFALAVEAGHCARAAVPVPPREQAQASSPTVGQPFWHSAEYEG
- the thiS gene encoding sulfur carrier protein ThiS, whose translation is MPRILINGECHDFNGNTLAQLLAQLQPDAPFAAAVNTVFVPRGDYAQTQLAEGDKVDIVAPVGGG
- a CDS encoding autotransporter outer membrane beta-barrel domain-containing protein, whose translation is MMKHKNQMIPLAAAVAAAFAAPQAWAAQVVCDDPQGCLVSRFRDAGLSGNGTKWQISTEKAGVKTLEVPAGERLQIKLKTQTYQNTPATDSGIDPDAEPGYRNSRDTLIRLNDYLSDKQGNSELTVGKDTKIRLSQARDASSVVDLHNADAVLEKGSSITIDAGYGEAKGLAHPEKNGIWHAGTAIEAGRAARVKTSADIELNGMGALGLEADYGAQIEAADHKLALNGHFNLGLVAEDGGQIHARKVQIDGSNSQNVQVGAALAHDVDYDKKLAPSTLTLDNSHIRLPSKNSTGVLFDGGVLNMDNSHIEAEQALVNWALEDFSSHGNRVNLKNSTLRGRDYLIDAQIPQWLEAVREDDEKTEASRFDMTINAANSTLHGGTRINHQLRRSGQDIGTYRINLRDNSTWQINRDSVLDVLDAQDSTVAFTPAGNEFKQLEILGDLHGNATFQLNTDLANGAGDKLLVRGKVSGKHVLDVRNTAAEPANRNQTLTVVETGSSDADAFRLKNGTVSAGKYLYELEKKDQDWVLAYAREGSAPVSPPNPPAVAPVVPSSPNVAGNSSATAVLPPPLPVNHAARGNKVLSVFADSRIAHVQSASPILEQQNDTVNQRLAELHTPHHINGLWVLADKGVSYRRREYLDKADGVTSGYHLRNHNVQIGYDHMFASGAYAGVLAGRGMSKLDYRRAGFPDSRISTSSFGAYGGFTRNGWFADALLRHNRHHSRHPEENNRFISNSVMLQTGMQFDLGYGWRLVPQAALTLARVSGSGHTASSNLAQTRVGAELRGDFLVSDNNVRVMPFAGLYHLGDHHRARAKLNGEYLQAPKAGSRIGVQAGAAVAFDRNNHFDVSVRTQHGEYLRRGAAVSLGYRYLW